The window AGAAAGTTAATCTCTATCTAGTACTGGCAGCGCTACAGAAATATTCATATACTAAATACAACGATGCCATCTTGAACGGACTAGAAATCTTCAAGCTCAGCGACTCCACTGGAAACCTTGCCGGACCTAACCCCGATCCAAGAACTCAGGTCGACGCACCAAAGGTGCCACCAAAGAGTAGTCCTGGTAAGAAAAAGTCTACTCCTGTGGTTGGTATTATCGCAGGTGTAGCTTCCGGGCTAGTGTTCTCTGTTCTCGGATACATGGTTTTCAGGAGGAGATGGAAAGTCAAGGACTCTGGCTCCTGCAACAAGAGAATGAAGTTTACAACAACCCCCGGGTCATCTTATCGGTGTCGCTGCTTTTCACTAGCAGAGATCAAAGCCGCCACTAAGAACTTCAGTGATGCTTTCATCATTGGAGCTGGAGGATTTGGTAATGTTTACAAAGGATGCATTGATAGTGGAGTTACTCCAGTTGCAATCAAACGACTGAAACCAGAATCATCCCAAGGTGTTCATGAATTTGAGACTGAAATTGAGATGCTCTCCGAACTCCGTCATCGCCACTTGGTTTCACTCATTGGATATTGTACTGATAAAGGAGAGATGATCTTAGTGTATGATTACATGGCACAAGGGACCCTCCGTTCTCATCTCTACCACACTAATAAGCCATCTCTTCCCTGGGACCAACGGCTTCAGATTTGTATCGGTGCAGCTAGAGGATTGCAGTACCTTCATAGTGGCGTGAAGGGCACCATTATTCACCGAGATGTGAAGAGCACAAACATCTTGCTGGATGACAAATGGGTGGCCAAGGTTTCAGATTTCGGGCTGTCCAAAGGCACAACAGACATGTCCACAACTCACATCAGCACGAATGTGAAAGGCAGTTTCGGGTATCTGGACCCAGAATACTACCGACGCCAATGTCTAACTGAGAAGTCAGATGTCTACTCATTTGGTGTAGTTCTGTGTGAGGTATTGTGTGCAAGGGCAGCAGTGATACATACAGAAGAGCTGAAGCAAGCTAGCCTTGCTGAGTGGGCAAAGAGCTGTCATGAGATTGGGGAACTTGATCAGATCATTGATCCAAGTTTGAGAGGTAACATCATAGCTGAGTGCTTGAATAAGTTCACCGATATAGCTATCAGTTGCATGCATGAAAACGGAACAGAACGGCCCTCCATGACTGCTGTTGTTAGGGAGCTTGAACATGCATTGCAGCTTCAGCAAAGTGCAGAAGGAAAAAGCAAGTGCCCTGGAAGGAATGTTGAAACTGAAACAAGCTGTAGTGAGCAAAACTGTGCCACCAACGATTCCATTAAATGTATATCTGCGACAATCTTCTCTGAGATAAACAACCCAAGTGGGAGATGATGAGCATCATTTCAAACAAATGAAAGCAATCTGGACAGAATCATGAACCCGGTAAGTGTATATCATTACATACTTGTACTGGATTGTAAAGAAAACCAATAGAATGCAATATTACTTGCAGTGCCAGTTTCAAATCACATTACACTTCATTCTATATGCTATATTATTCCTAGCATTAGTTGTCACCAATGTACTATATACCTTATGAAGCTTTTTTTCCTGTCGAATGCAACAGGAAGAGTTGCTCA of the Fragaria vesca subsp. vesca linkage group LG6, FraVesHawaii_1.0, whole genome shotgun sequence genome contains:
- the LOC101293624 gene encoding receptor-like protein kinase FERONIA-like, whose product is MKPITTPLYLSLFFITLFLTGQSQPYTPVDNITLACGNSGQPTNDLLRTWTGDVNSKFTPIGNASESITAPMSSTASQVPYTKARLSRSEFTYTIPLSPGQKFIRLHFNPDTYNNNFQRSNSLFSVTAAGFTLLKDFNASVTADASGGSPLVKEFCVNIETGQRLDITFTPSKDAYAFINGIEVVSMPTGFYYTSSPNFIDTSASSYPIRNDTALEMVYRINVGGGPIAPDEDTGMYRNWDSADDKYLDYLSKQFSVLPQNNTIELNFLTVPEYSAPKRVYTTGRSMGMNTTINKSYNLTWIFPLDPKFYYLVRLHFCEFESDITEVGDRAFQIFIANQTAERLADVIVWSGANGNPVYRDYVVGMFKPPVGSEKKVNLYLVLAALQKYSYTKYNDAILNGLEIFKLSDSTGNLAGPNPDPRTQVDAPKVPPKSSPGKKKSTPVVGIIAGVASGLVFSVLGYMVFRRRWKVKDSGSCNKRMKFTTTPGSSYRCRCFSLAEIKAATKNFSDAFIIGAGGFGNVYKGCIDSGVTPVAIKRLKPESSQGVHEFETEIEMLSELRHRHLVSLIGYCTDKGEMILVYDYMAQGTLRSHLYHTNKPSLPWDQRLQICIGAARGLQYLHSGVKGTIIHRDVKSTNILLDDKWVAKVSDFGLSKGTTDMSTTHISTNVKGSFGYLDPEYYRRQCLTEKSDVYSFGVVLCEVLCARAAVIHTEELKQASLAEWAKSCHEIGELDQIIDPSLRGNIIAECLNKFTDIAISCMHENGTERPSMTAVVRELEHALQLQQSAEGKSKCPGRNVETETSCSEQNCATNDSIKCISATIFSEINNPSGR